A portion of the Thermoflexus sp. genome contains these proteins:
- the atpE gene encoding ATP synthase F0 subunit C, protein MLGLILAQEILSPQTLSVLGAGLAIGLGAIGPGIGIGILASGALQAIGRNPEATPQIQLNMILAIAFAEAVAIYALVVALLLKFVV, encoded by the coding sequence ATGCTGGGTTTGATTCTGGCACAGGAGATCCTGTCGCCGCAAACCTTGAGCGTTCTGGGAGCCGGTCTGGCGATCGGCCTGGGAGCGATCGGCCCGGGGATCGGCATTGGGATTCTGGCCAGCGGGGCGCTGCAGGCCATCGGGCGTAATCCCGAGGCCACGCCTCAGATTCAGCTCAACATGATTTTGGCCATCGCTTTCGCCGAGGCCGTCGCGATCTATGCCCTGGTCGTGGCTCTGCTGCTGAAGTTCGTGGTTTGA
- a CDS encoding flippase activity-associated protein Agl23 — translation MAPSPSRWRALWADLSPLERGAYLGLFAAAIFTRLWRLGDRVMSHDESLHVYYAWQLFRGNGFQHTPLMHGPLKFHLDALAYLLFGADDFSGRLPVALAGIALVMFPLFMRRWLGRWGSLLASLFFLISPMILYHSRYIRDEGLMALWAVLTVWMIFAYLETREARWLYGLAAVMALFYTTMEAAFIYLAIYGLLLFLAWSVTVLRDPRCSREDRQWLGVGAASLLAGGAAMLFGLESGREPIPGAFVCRPENIPEHGRWITLVGGLIALAGIGVLAWVLAGRWGRVRLREQPTFDLMMVIGGLSLWMLPAAGLVWLNPVSLLLFRQPFASMSLFESGGFSGITDEMVRVLILFLAFGALSTGLGMAWDPGRWPILLGIFFGISLPLFTTFFTNGAGIATGYLGSLGYWLAQQCVQRGSQPLFYYFVIAPMYEFMPMLLSLLALGYYLGRWVADAPIPDRLGWTFRGFLSAWTILSWIAYTLAGEKMPWLTVHLTVPMILLSAVFLQDTLGAMDWRRWWHGGGAIAALLVFPFGAAFLGMLTAWPRAWLVLHVGLARQVATLESLVAANQVIAAALGMGIILGVWIHLHPRLGFSGLLQSFALAALAVLTFATLRVAWRFSFIYYDLALEHGVYAHGGPGVKIAMQQIEEIARAIGRDQVVVAYDNDSSWPFSWYLRDWRQRYFGETPHREALESPVVIVGSANWYKVENALRATHEAYSYHLIWWPMEDYRELTWERLWRWLRDPERRAALWDIFWSRDYTRYDRITGKRHQIDTWPLAHDFKLFIRKDVAAKAWPLRPQQALAVPTPPSDPYAAVRRELTAVRIIGGPGSEPGRFQNPHGIAIGPDGALYVTDGRNHRVQVFSPDGQLLRFWGSFCALYEQGEPGCVDPDGPGPMPLGAGQFNEPWGIAVAPDGTVYVADLWNHRIQQFTAEGRFLRAWGGYAGVTDPQEQPGRFFGPRGILIQGDRVYVTDTGNKRVQVFDREGRFLDAWGGPGVEAGRLDEPVGIAALPDGNLVIADTWNRRIQILTPSGAPVHAWEIAGWLDQLPTTKPDVAVDARGRIFATDPTGFRVLVFDRSGRPLLAFGQYGEDAASFVLPQGIAVGPDGLVWVVDSGGNRVMAFQVP, via the coding sequence ATGGCTCCTTCGCCATCCCGATGGCGGGCGCTGTGGGCCGATCTTTCGCCGCTGGAGCGCGGGGCTTATCTCGGGCTGTTCGCCGCCGCTATCTTTACCCGCCTGTGGCGTCTGGGCGATCGAGTGATGAGCCATGACGAGAGCCTGCACGTTTATTACGCCTGGCAGCTGTTTCGGGGTAACGGATTTCAGCACACGCCTCTGATGCATGGCCCTCTGAAGTTCCACCTGGATGCGCTGGCCTATCTCCTGTTCGGCGCTGATGATTTCTCCGGCCGGCTTCCGGTAGCTCTCGCAGGGATCGCTCTGGTGATGTTCCCACTGTTTATGCGTCGCTGGCTGGGGCGCTGGGGAAGCCTCCTGGCCTCCCTCTTTTTCCTGATCTCCCCGATGATCCTGTATCACAGCCGGTATATCCGAGACGAGGGCCTGATGGCCCTATGGGCGGTCCTCACGGTATGGATGATCTTCGCCTATCTGGAAACCCGGGAGGCCCGCTGGCTGTATGGCCTGGCGGCGGTGATGGCGCTGTTTTACACCACGATGGAAGCTGCTTTCATCTATCTGGCGATCTATGGGCTCCTGCTCTTCCTTGCCTGGAGCGTGACGGTGCTCCGGGATCCGCGATGCTCCCGGGAGGATCGGCAATGGCTGGGGGTGGGAGCAGCGTCGCTTCTCGCCGGTGGTGCGGCGATGTTGTTTGGGCTCGAATCCGGGCGAGAGCCGATCCCGGGGGCTTTCGTATGCCGGCCGGAGAATATCCCGGAGCACGGCCGGTGGATCACTTTGGTCGGGGGGCTGATCGCCCTGGCCGGGATCGGTGTCCTGGCCTGGGTGCTGGCCGGGCGCTGGGGGCGTGTTCGATTGCGCGAGCAGCCAACTTTCGATCTGATGATGGTCATTGGAGGACTCAGCCTTTGGATGCTCCCGGCGGCGGGCCTGGTCTGGCTCAATCCCGTTTCCCTTCTGCTGTTCCGGCAGCCTTTCGCTTCCATGTCGCTGTTTGAAAGCGGGGGGTTCAGTGGCATCACCGATGAGATGGTCCGGGTTCTCATTCTGTTCCTGGCCTTTGGGGCGCTGAGCACCGGGCTTGGGATGGCCTGGGATCCAGGCCGCTGGCCTATCCTGCTGGGGATCTTCTTCGGGATCTCTCTTCCCCTGTTCACCACGTTTTTCACCAACGGCGCGGGCATCGCCACCGGTTACCTCGGTTCCCTGGGATACTGGCTGGCCCAGCAGTGCGTCCAGCGGGGGAGCCAGCCGCTCTTTTACTATTTCGTCATCGCCCCGATGTATGAATTTATGCCGATGCTGCTTTCCCTTCTGGCCCTAGGGTATTACCTGGGGCGATGGGTTGCCGATGCCCCGATCCCGGACCGCCTGGGGTGGACGTTCCGGGGCTTCCTGAGCGCCTGGACGATCCTCTCGTGGATCGCATATACGCTGGCCGGGGAAAAGATGCCCTGGCTGACCGTCCACCTGACGGTGCCCATGATCCTCCTCTCGGCTGTCTTCCTTCAGGATACGCTGGGTGCTATGGACTGGCGGCGATGGTGGCATGGGGGGGGCGCGATTGCTGCCCTGCTGGTGTTCCCTTTCGGGGCTGCCTTCCTGGGCATGCTCACTGCCTGGCCGCGGGCCTGGCTTGTGCTCCATGTCGGGCTTGCGCGCCAGGTCGCGACCCTGGAATCTCTGGTGGCGGCCAATCAGGTGATTGCGGCCGCGCTGGGCATGGGGATCATCCTGGGCGTCTGGATCCATTTGCATCCCCGTCTGGGCTTCTCCGGCCTCCTGCAATCCTTTGCGCTGGCGGCCCTGGCGGTCCTGACGTTTGCTACCCTGCGGGTCGCTTGGCGGTTCAGTTTCATCTATTATGATCTGGCCCTGGAACATGGCGTCTACGCCCATGGCGGCCCCGGGGTGAAGATCGCGATGCAGCAGATCGAGGAGATCGCCCGGGCGATCGGTCGGGATCAGGTGGTGGTCGCCTACGATAACGATAGCTCCTGGCCGTTCTCCTGGTATCTCCGCGACTGGCGGCAGCGCTATTTCGGGGAAACCCCTCACCGCGAGGCTCTGGAGTCACCGGTTGTCATCGTGGGCAGTGCCAACTGGTATAAAGTGGAAAACGCCCTCCGGGCCACCCATGAGGCATATTCATACCATCTGATCTGGTGGCCCATGGAGGATTACCGGGAGCTCACCTGGGAGCGTCTGTGGCGCTGGCTTCGGGATCCGGAGCGCCGGGCGGCCCTCTGGGATATCTTCTGGAGCCGGGATTACACGCGTTATGATCGGATCACCGGCAAACGGCATCAGATCGATACCTGGCCCCTGGCCCACGATTTCAAGCTTTTCATCCGGAAAGATGTGGCCGCGAAGGCCTGGCCTCTCCGTCCACAGCAGGCCCTGGCTGTGCCCACTCCGCCGTCGGATCCATATGCCGCCGTGCGCCGGGAGCTCACGGCCGTTCGGATCATCGGAGGGCCCGGAAGCGAGCCGGGGCGTTTCCAGAATCCCCACGGCATCGCCATCGGGCCGGACGGCGCCCTTTATGTCACCGATGGGCGCAACCATCGGGTCCAGGTCTTCTCTCCCGACGGCCAGCTCCTCCGGTTCTGGGGCTCCTTCTGCGCCCTCTATGAGCAGGGAGAACCTGGATGTGTGGATCCAGATGGACCCGGGCCGATGCCCCTGGGCGCCGGGCAGTTTAACGAGCCCTGGGGGATTGCAGTGGCGCCGGACGGCACGGTGTATGTGGCGGATCTGTGGAACCATCGGATCCAGCAGTTCACCGCTGAGGGAAGGTTCCTCCGGGCATGGGGCGGCTACGCGGGGGTCACGGATCCCCAGGAGCAACCCGGTCGCTTCTTCGGCCCCCGGGGCATCCTGATCCAGGGCGATCGCGTCTACGTCACGGACACCGGCAACAAGCGCGTCCAGGTCTTCGATCGAGAAGGGCGCTTCCTGGACGCCTGGGGCGGGCCCGGCGTCGAGGCCGGACGGCTGGATGAGCCGGTCGGCATCGCCGCGCTGCCCGATGGGAACCTGGTGATCGCCGATACATGGAACCGGCGGATCCAGATCCTGACCCCCTCCGGCGCCCCGGTCCATGCCTGGGAGATCGCCGGATGGCTGGATCAGCTTCCCACCACCAAGCCCGATGTGGCGGTGGATGCCCGCGGGCGGATCTTCGCCACCGATCCCACAGGCTTTCGCGTTCTGGTGTTCGATCGCAGCGGCCGGCCGCTCCTGGCCTTCGGACAGTATGGAGAGGACGCCGCCTCATTTGTCCTCCCTCAGGGAATCGCGGTGGGTCCCGACGGGCTCGTCTGGGTGGTGGATTCCGGAGGGAACCGGGTGATGGCTTTCCAGGTTCCATAA
- the atpF gene encoding F0F1 ATP synthase subunit B, translating into MEALGINPIYLVAQILNFLVIWFLLSRLVFPRVLKALEERRALIEKGLEDAKAAEQLRASIQAERQRILEEALAERQRIVAEAVRQAEQQRAQILSEARAEAQRILEVAREEAERERERILGELRTQISALALAAAHRVVSDALDESRHRRLIHEFFTAIPPQVLEELRGLKGDRVEVVSAIPLQEEEKQNIRRALSDRLDLTGDVIFRVDPTILGGLVVRVGDRVVDGSVRARMEGLRAALMG; encoded by the coding sequence TTGGAGGCTCTTGGGATCAACCCGATCTATCTGGTCGCCCAGATCCTCAATTTTCTGGTGATCTGGTTCCTCCTGTCCCGCCTGGTTTTCCCCCGGGTGCTCAAGGCCCTGGAGGAGCGGCGGGCGCTGATCGAGAAAGGGCTTGAGGATGCGAAGGCGGCAGAGCAACTTCGGGCAAGCATACAGGCGGAGCGCCAGCGCATCTTGGAGGAAGCGCTGGCCGAGCGTCAGCGGATCGTCGCTGAGGCAGTCCGCCAGGCCGAGCAACAGCGCGCTCAGATCCTCTCGGAGGCGCGGGCCGAGGCCCAGCGCATTCTCGAGGTCGCCCGGGAGGAGGCGGAGCGGGAACGGGAGCGGATCCTTGGCGAGCTTCGGACGCAGATCTCAGCCCTCGCCCTGGCTGCTGCCCATCGGGTTGTGAGCGACGCGCTGGATGAATCTCGCCACCGGCGCCTGATTCATGAGTTTTTCACAGCGATCCCCCCTCAGGTTCTGGAGGAGCTTCGCGGCCTGAAGGGAGATCGGGTGGAGGTGGTCAGCGCCATCCCATTGCAGGAGGAGGAGAAACAGAATATCCGCAGGGCGCTCTCCGACCGCCTGGATCTTACCGGCGATGTGATCTTCCGGGTGGATCCCACGATCCTGGGTGGGCTGGTCGTCCGGGTGGGGGATCGCGTGGTCGACGGCAGCGTTCGAGCCAGGATGGAAGGGCTGCGGGCGGCCCTGATGGGCTGA
- a CDS encoding PD-(D/E)XK nuclease family protein: MNQMNAQGMLSAIREALPQWLKEDPALRQILREVLEETLRPWEEIRAEIRAFREEMERRLSAQEQALLQLTQTVQALVQTTQEHSAVIRRLTEQGEGHSAAIRMLTERMEEHSRRLEEHSAVIRMLMERMEEHSRRLEEHSRIIQRMLETLERHSREIQRLSATIGALGARWGLSSEAAFRDGMAALLREAGWKVERFLAMDPEGYVFGRPDQVEIDGVIRDGEAILIEIRSSVSRGDVAIFQRKIEFYTRHTGIPVARRILISPMMDPRAQDLAQRMGMEVYTYPEDVPSESAPHGTRSFKL, encoded by the coding sequence ATGAACCAGATGAACGCCCAGGGGATGCTGTCCGCGATCCGGGAGGCCTTGCCCCAATGGCTGAAGGAGGACCCGGCCCTGCGCCAGATCCTTCGGGAGGTGCTGGAGGAAACGCTGCGGCCATGGGAAGAGATCCGTGCCGAGATCCGGGCGTTCCGGGAGGAAATGGAAAGGCGGCTGAGCGCCCAGGAGCAAGCCTTGCTCCAGCTCACACAAACCGTGCAGGCGCTGGTCCAGACCACCCAGGAGCATTCCGCCGTCATCCGAAGGCTGACAGAGCAAGGGGAGGGGCATTCGGCGGCCATCCGGATGTTGACGGAGCGGATGGAGGAGCATTCGCGCCGTCTGGAGGAGCATTCGGCAGTCATCCGGATGCTGATGGAGCGGATGGAGGAGCACTCGCGCCGTCTGGAGGAGCATTCCCGGATCATTCAGCGGATGCTGGAAACCCTGGAGCGTCACTCCCGCGAGATCCAGCGGCTGAGCGCGACCATCGGAGCCCTGGGCGCCCGATGGGGATTGAGCAGCGAGGCGGCCTTCCGGGACGGGATGGCCGCGCTGCTGCGGGAGGCTGGATGGAAGGTCGAGCGGTTCCTGGCCATGGATCCTGAGGGCTATGTCTTCGGCCGGCCGGATCAAGTGGAGATTGATGGGGTCATCCGGGATGGAGAGGCGATCCTCATCGAGATCCGCTCCTCAGTGAGCCGGGGAGATGTGGCGATCTTCCAGCGTAAGATCGAGTTTTACACCCGCCATACGGGTATCCCGGTGGCGCGTCGGATCCTCATCTCTCCGATGATGGATCCCCGCGCTCAGGACCTGGCCCAGCGGATGGGTATGGAGGTCTACACATATCCGGAAGATGTGCCCTCCGAATCGGCACCTCACGGAACCCGTTCTTTTAAGCTTTAG
- a CDS encoding glycosyltransferase family 39 protein yields MREGLDGRRWQETLILGGLFALALLVRGWGLGFRPAAPEEAAQAWAAWRDGTLPPGGSPLLAGWNAMVFEIFGPDEGWMRSGAALAGALTVLALWAVLRPIGRAAAIGAAWLWAVSPTALMAARFLDGSVVVAAALATALAMGRASRPSRWIGLGIALGIGAAAGPAFWTGCLMLLPVFWLDLPEPAFPHWKAIGLFGATALLAGAWGGWRGSGAQETVEGLSAWLAGFAPEGLPMGWEALRAFLYGEALILTLGLAGGILAIRRRDRFGTALTMATGIGTGLQLVRLGALFTEHAVVLIPWIILAGFAVQWVWEAMRPVGRLQPLAVLSGAGIGGIGLGTVAAFMNLRGAPEGARWLVLIGVLGLLGFGLWIMSGLFETGGEKDSLDPGAMGRPLGASPANLFVGSGIRNPAALGVAGALAFAIVLGQLTGAAALARRVDPVPGFSLPEVTSPAVHELVEGLRREAVRRHEWPGGLSLVVVAEEEEEAFWRWTFRAFRVAVHRRPPDSGAGDVWLTPEGIPVPLEPDRWVGRLIPVIVDQRGAEPIARRMVLWVRAEAQNTP; encoded by the coding sequence ATGAGGGAAGGGCTCGATGGACGCCGATGGCAGGAGACATTGATCCTGGGCGGGCTCTTTGCCCTGGCGCTCCTGGTGCGGGGATGGGGTCTGGGCTTCCGGCCAGCCGCGCCGGAAGAGGCTGCCCAGGCCTGGGCGGCGTGGCGGGACGGGACATTGCCCCCCGGGGGAAGCCCGTTGCTCGCAGGCTGGAACGCGATGGTGTTTGAGATCTTCGGGCCGGATGAAGGATGGATGCGCTCCGGCGCGGCGCTGGCAGGTGCCCTCACTGTCCTTGCCCTGTGGGCCGTTCTGCGCCCCATCGGCCGGGCCGCGGCGATTGGAGCGGCGTGGCTCTGGGCCGTCTCCCCCACCGCTCTCATGGCGGCGCGATTCCTGGACGGCAGCGTCGTGGTCGCGGCGGCGCTGGCTACGGCCCTGGCCATGGGGCGCGCTTCCCGTCCTTCCCGCTGGATCGGTTTGGGGATCGCGCTGGGGATAGGGGCCGCGGCCGGGCCCGCCTTCTGGACCGGATGTCTGATGCTCCTCCCGGTTTTCTGGCTGGATTTGCCGGAGCCTGCTTTCCCGCACTGGAAAGCCATCGGGCTTTTCGGGGCGACGGCGTTGCTGGCTGGTGCCTGGGGGGGATGGCGGGGAAGCGGCGCGCAGGAGACGGTGGAGGGTCTCTCGGCATGGCTCGCCGGCTTTGCGCCGGAGGGCCTTCCGATGGGGTGGGAAGCTCTCCGGGCTTTCCTTTATGGAGAAGCGCTGATCCTGACGCTGGGACTGGCTGGGGGAATTCTGGCCATCCGCCGCCGCGATCGCTTTGGAACGGCGCTGACTATGGCCACAGGGATCGGGACCGGGTTGCAGCTCGTCCGACTCGGTGCCTTATTCACAGAACACGCCGTGGTGTTGATTCCATGGATCATCCTGGCGGGGTTCGCCGTGCAATGGGTTTGGGAAGCGATGCGGCCCGTCGGACGGCTGCAGCCCCTGGCGGTTCTCAGCGGAGCCGGGATCGGGGGGATCGGGCTGGGAACAGTCGCCGCTTTTATGAATCTCCGGGGAGCACCGGAAGGAGCGCGCTGGTTGGTCCTCATCGGCGTGCTGGGGTTGCTGGGGTTCGGACTCTGGATCATGAGCGGCCTGTTCGAGACAGGGGGGGAGAAAGATTCCCTGGATCCGGGGGCGATGGGCAGGCCGCTGGGCGCATCTCCGGCGAATCTCTTCGTGGGATCCGGGATTCGAAACCCGGCCGCGCTCGGGGTTGCCGGGGCCCTGGCTTTTGCCATAGTCCTGGGCCAGCTGACGGGAGCCGCCGCCCTGGCCCGGCGGGTGGATCCGGTCCCCGGGTTTTCCCTTCCAGAGGTGACCTCTCCGGCAGTGCATGAGTTGGTGGAAGGGCTGCGGAGGGAAGCCGTGCGCCGCCACGAATGGCCCGGTGGGCTTTCCCTGGTTGTGGTCGCTGAAGAGGAAGAAGAAGCATTCTGGCGGTGGACCTTCCGAGCCTTTCGGGTCGCTGTCCATCGTCGTCCGCCTGATTCGGGAGCTGGAGACGTGTGGCTCACCCCGGAGGGCATTCCGGTTCCGCTGGAGCCGGATCGATGGGTGGGTCGCCTGATCCCTGTCATTGTGGATCAAAGGGGAGCGGAGCCGATAGCGCGTCGGATGGTGTTGTGGGTTCGCGCAGAGGCTCAGAACACACCGTAG
- a CDS encoding DUF2298 domain-containing protein encodes MGPAILWWLLLALIALAAWPMTFLVFRPLPDRGLAFARPMGMMLMGFLWWWGGSLGVLPASRGGAMVAWGLVLGLGLWMARRSGESPWRWLQTRRGLVLFYELLFALAFLGWTLFRAYNPEITYTEKPMELAFLNAVVRAERFPPHDPWLSGFAISYYYFGYIILGFLTELSGLATRFTFNLGVSSWFALTLLAAAGLGGNLWALYRPERPRMARAVALLSAFWVGLAGNGEAILDLAHSCGWIRDPAFWAWLDIPELNEPPSLRPWPSCWPPPNRVWAWWRASRVVRDYNPEGQHQEVIDEFPQFSFLLGDLHPHVLALPFTLMAIGLALTAFQTAQQFPGLSSLREWRVLLRFLQDQGPPFGLLPIVFGGLAFLNTWDFPIYTGLLLAAWALGAGMAGRARVSLQREILGLAGGILGLGVLLYLPFYLGFRSQASGLLPNLYNGTRLPQFLVMFGFQVGGLILLLGAEALRAHRRGTLDLRRWGGWILLGALGLGLAPVAMLVGLYELAQAIRLPLSGVPVSLEALKPWVYGRLLDGEVMVKGRLLPGSGPWVPMLLAGIGMGAVALWRRRGNVKAFVSLLVVFGAALAWAVEFVFLKDFFGTRMNTVFKFYYQTWVLWSLALAWGMGALWERARRARLLLAGLFGSMIALAALYPVLMIPVKAEFFAHPPTLDGYAHLARWAPDDLAAIEWLNRNVPGTPVILEAPGWQGISFQPEFGRFAAHTGLPTVLGWAGHEHQWRGSYDEIARREPDLRILWESLDLEKTRALLEKYRIVYVIVGRTERQEFPAEALRKFEPLMDPVFRSGETVIYRRRE; translated from the coding sequence ATGGGTCCCGCGATTCTCTGGTGGCTCCTGCTGGCCCTGATCGCCCTCGCGGCCTGGCCCATGACGTTCCTCGTGTTCCGCCCCCTGCCCGATCGAGGGCTGGCCTTCGCTCGTCCCATGGGGATGATGCTGATGGGATTCCTCTGGTGGTGGGGCGGGAGCCTGGGGGTTCTCCCGGCCTCACGGGGCGGAGCGATGGTGGCCTGGGGGCTGGTCCTGGGCCTTGGCCTCTGGATGGCCCGGCGATCCGGCGAATCCCCCTGGCGCTGGCTGCAAACCCGACGAGGCCTTGTGCTTTTTTATGAGTTGTTGTTCGCCCTCGCCTTTCTGGGCTGGACGCTTTTCCGCGCTTACAACCCTGAGATCACCTACACTGAGAAGCCTATGGAGCTCGCCTTCCTGAATGCGGTGGTCCGGGCGGAGCGCTTCCCCCCGCACGATCCCTGGCTGTCCGGCTTCGCGATCAGCTATTATTACTTCGGCTACATTATCCTGGGCTTCCTCACCGAGCTCTCCGGCCTTGCGACCCGCTTCACGTTCAACCTCGGGGTTTCCTCCTGGTTTGCCCTCACCCTGCTGGCGGCCGCCGGCCTCGGGGGGAATCTCTGGGCCCTTTATCGTCCAGAGCGCCCGCGCATGGCCCGGGCCGTTGCATTGCTCAGCGCGTTCTGGGTCGGCCTGGCCGGAAACGGCGAGGCGATCCTGGATCTGGCCCACTCATGCGGCTGGATCCGGGATCCGGCCTTCTGGGCCTGGCTGGACATCCCGGAGTTAAACGAACCCCCTTCCCTTCGACCGTGGCCCTCATGCTGGCCTCCCCCCAACCGGGTGTGGGCATGGTGGCGGGCCTCCCGCGTGGTGCGGGACTACAACCCCGAGGGCCAGCATCAGGAGGTCATTGACGAGTTCCCTCAGTTCAGTTTCCTGCTGGGGGACCTGCATCCCCACGTGCTGGCGCTGCCCTTCACGTTAATGGCCATCGGACTGGCCCTAACTGCCTTCCAGACAGCTCAGCAGTTCCCCGGGCTTTCTTCTCTTCGGGAGTGGCGCGTCCTCCTGCGTTTTCTCCAGGATCAAGGTCCGCCGTTCGGGCTCCTGCCGATCGTCTTTGGGGGGCTCGCTTTCCTGAACACGTGGGATTTCCCGATTTATACCGGCCTCCTGCTGGCCGCATGGGCCCTGGGGGCCGGGATGGCCGGGCGCGCGCGTGTTTCTTTGCAGAGGGAGATCCTTGGGCTGGCCGGGGGCATCCTGGGGCTCGGGGTGTTGCTGTATCTGCCCTTTTACCTGGGTTTCCGCTCTCAGGCCAGCGGGCTCCTTCCCAATCTTTATAACGGGACCCGCCTGCCGCAGTTTCTGGTGATGTTCGGCTTTCAGGTTGGCGGGCTGATTCTTCTGCTGGGAGCGGAGGCCCTCCGCGCGCATCGCCGGGGGACGCTCGACCTGCGACGCTGGGGAGGATGGATCTTGCTGGGCGCGCTGGGGCTGGGGCTGGCCCCGGTGGCGATGCTGGTGGGGCTCTACGAGCTGGCGCAGGCGATCCGGCTCCCTCTCTCTGGAGTGCCGGTTTCGCTGGAGGCGCTGAAGCCATGGGTGTATGGACGGTTGCTGGATGGCGAGGTGATGGTGAAGGGAAGGTTGCTCCCCGGAAGCGGGCCCTGGGTGCCGATGCTGCTGGCCGGAATCGGGATGGGTGCCGTCGCGCTCTGGAGGCGGCGGGGAAACGTGAAGGCGTTCGTGAGCCTGCTGGTGGTTTTCGGTGCCGCGCTGGCCTGGGCGGTGGAGTTCGTTTTCCTCAAGGATTTCTTCGGCACCCGCATGAACACAGTATTTAAATTTTACTATCAGACGTGGGTGCTCTGGAGCCTGGCTCTGGCCTGGGGGATGGGCGCGTTGTGGGAACGGGCGAGGCGCGCACGCTTGCTGCTGGCCGGGTTGTTTGGCAGCATGATCGCGCTGGCGGCGCTCTATCCGGTTCTGATGATCCCCGTTAAGGCGGAATTCTTCGCTCACCCACCCACTCTGGACGGATATGCCCATCTGGCGCGATGGGCGCCCGATGACCTGGCTGCGATCGAGTGGCTAAACCGGAACGTGCCGGGCACGCCTGTGATCCTGGAAGCCCCGGGCTGGCAGGGGATCTCCTTCCAGCCGGAATTCGGGCGCTTCGCTGCCCACACCGGTCTGCCCACGGTGCTGGGATGGGCAGGCCACGAACATCAGTGGCGGGGCTCTTACGATGAGATCGCCCGTCGGGAGCCCGATCTCAGGATCCTGTGGGAATCCCTGGATCTGGAGAAAACTCGCGCGCTGCTGGAGAAGTATCGGATCGTCTATGTGATCGTCGGCCGCACCGAGCGACAGGAGTTCCCCGCAGAAGCGCTGCGAAAGTTTGAACCGCTGATGGATCCGGTTTTTCGGAGCGGGGAAACTGTGATTTACCGGAGGCGTGAATGA